Proteins encoded by one window of Manihot esculenta cultivar AM560-2 chromosome 10, M.esculenta_v8, whole genome shotgun sequence:
- the LOC110624501 gene encoding putative pentatricopeptide repeat-containing protein At5g13230, mitochondrial produces the protein MIRLFSGRANALENSTKHCWRCFRRSVFTAEAAQFTQPPCISPSQFDSYAYGAMIRDCIQTGDVFVGKALHCEILKKGNFLDLFARNILLDFYVKSDALPDAIKIFDEMPDRNTISFVTLIQGYSQSFQLVEAFELFFGLHREGHDLNPFVFTTILKLIVSVEWPKLGCCIHACICKLGHDSNAFVGTALIDVYTICGYVDSARQVFDAIGYKDMVSWTGMVACYAENDHFEESLQLFSQMRMSGFRPNHFTFTGVLKACIGLEAFDVGKGIHGCALKSRYELDLYVGLGLLDLYTNSGESHAALRAFEDIPKTDVIPWSFMIARYAQSNQSKEALELFCQMRQAFILPNQFTFASVLPACAAMENLDLGKQIHSYVLKSGFGINIFVSNALMDMYAKCRRVENSMELFMESPNRNEVSWNTMIVAYVQSGDVEKALRLFKNMLAFEVQATEVTYSSALCACSSLAAMEPGVQIHSLSVKTVYDKDVVVGNALIDMYAKCGSIQNARLVFDMLNERDEVSWNAMISGYSMHGLSGEALKVFQMMQETACKPNKLTFISILSACSSAGLLDIGQTYFKSMVQDYGIEPCMEHYTCMVSLLGKSGHLDKAAKLIEEIPFEPSVMVWRALLGACVIYNDVELGSACAQRIFEIDPQDEAAHVLLSNMYATARSWENVASVRKSMKKKGVKKEPGLSWIENQGSVHYFSVGDTSHPDMKLINGMLEWLNMKTRKAGYVPNLNAVLLDVEDDEKERRLWGHSERLALAFGLIRTPSTGHIRIIKNLRICADCHSAIKFTSKIVQRDIIIRDMNRFHHFHDGICSCSDYW, from the coding sequence ATGATCAGATTATTTTCCGGAAGAGCTAATGCACTTGAAAATTCCACGAAGCATTGTTGGAGATGTTTCCGGCGAAGTGTGTTCACGGCCGAAGCAGCCCAATTCACCCAACCACCATGCATTTCTCCTTCTCAGTTCGATTCGTATGCTTATGGTGCCATGATTCGAGATTGTATCCAAACCGGTGATGTCTTTGTGGGAAAGGCTCTCCATTGTGAGATTCTAAAGAAGGGTAATTTCCTAGACTTGTTTGCTCGCAATATTCTTCTCGACTTCTATGTCAAATCGGATGCATTACCCGATGCGATTAAAATTTTCGACGAAATGCCTGACAGAAATACGATATCATTTGTTACTCTAATTCAGGGTTACTCGCAGTCATTTCAGTTGGTTGAGGCATTTGAGTTGTTTTTTGGGTTACATAGAGAAGGTCATGATCTTAACCCATTTGTTTTTACTACAATTTTGAAGTTGATAGTTAGTGTGGAGTGGCCAAAGTTGGGTTGTTGCATCCATGCTTGCATATGTAAGCTTGGTCATGACTCTAATGCCTTTGTTGGGACTGCTCTAATTGATGTCTACACTATTTGCGGTTATGTTGACAGTGCAAGACAAGTTTTTGATGCCATCGGTTACAAGGACATGGTTTCTTGGACTGGAATGGTAGCTTGCTATGCTGAGAATGATCATTTTGAAGAATCCTTGCAGCTCTTCTCACAGATGAGAATGTCTGGTTTCAGACCTAATCATTTCACTTTTACTGGTGTGCTCAAAGCTTGTATTGGACTAGAGGCTTTTGATGTGGGGAAAGGCATTCATGGTTGTGCTTTAAAAAGTCGTTATGAGCTTGATCTTTATGTGGGTCTTGGCTTGCTTGATTTGTATACTAACTCTGGAGAATCTCATGCTGCTCTGAGGGCATTTGAAGATATTCCCAAAACTGATGTGATTCCTTGGAGTTTCATGATTGCACGATATGCCCAGAGCAACCAGAGCAAAGAGGCCCTGGAGCTTTTTTGTCAGATGAGGCAAGCATTTATCCTTCCTAATCAGTTTACATTTGCTAGTGTACTGCCAGCTTGTGCAGCTATGGAGAATCTTGACTTAGGGAAACAAATACATTCCTATGTACTTAAGTCTGGCTTCGGCATTAATATATTTGTTTCAAATGCCCTGATGGATATGTATGCTAAATGTAGAAGGGTGGAGAACTCAATGGAACTATTTATGGAATCACCAAATAGAAATGAGGTGTCTTGGAATACAATGATTGTTGCCTATGTGCAGTCTGGTGATGTAGAGAAGGCATtaagattatttaaaaatatgctTGCATTTGAAGTCCAGGCTACTGAAGTGACATACTCTAGTGCTCTCTGTGCTTGTTCTAGTTTAGCAGCAATGGAACCGGGGGTTCAGATTCATTCCTTGTCAGTGAAAACTGTCTATGACAAGGATGTTGTGGTTGGCAATGCTTTGATTGATATGTATGCCAAGTGTGGAAGCATTCAGAATGCACGCTTAGTATTTGACATGCTTAATGAACGGGATGAAGTCTCGTGGAATGCTATGATCTCAGGATATTCCATGCATGGTCTAAGTGGAGAAGCTCTAAAAGTTTTTCAGATGATGCAGGAAACAGCTTGTAAACCTAACAAGTTAACTTTCATCAGTATCCTATCTGCATGTAGTAGTGCAGGACTGTTAGATATAGGACAAACTTATTTCAAATCTATGGTACAGGACTATGGCATTGAACCATGCATGGAGCACTATACTTGTATGGTCTCGCTATTAGGGAAATCAGGCCATCTTGATAAGGCTGCAAAGTTGATTGAAGAAATTCCATTTGAGCCCAGTGTTATGGTGTGGCGTGCATTGCTGGGGGCTTGTGTGATCTATAATGATGTTGAGCTTGGAAGTGCATGTGCACAACGTATTTTTGAGATTGACCCACAAGATGAGGCAGCCCATGTGCTATTATCAAACATGTATGCCACGGCAAGGAGCTGGGAAAACGTAGCTTCCGTTAGGAAAAGTATGAAAAAGAAAGGAGTAAAAAAAGAACCAGGATTAAGTTGGATTGAAAACCAAGGCAGTGTTCACTATTTCTCTGTGGGAGATACTTCACATCCTGACATGAAGTTAATTAATGGGATGCTCGAGTGGTTGAACATGAAAACCAGGAAGGCAGGTTATGTTCCCAATCTTAATGCTGTTTTGCTTGATGTCGAGGATGATGAAAAGGAGCGCCGTTTGTGGGGACACAGTGAAAGACTGGCTTTAGCTTTTGGTCTAATTAGAACACCATCTACAGGCCACATTCGCATCATTAAAAATCTCCGAATATGTGCAGACTGTCATTCCGCAATAAAGTTCACATCAAAGATTGTTCAGCGAGATATAATTATCAGGGATATGAATCGGTTTCATCACTTTCATGATGGAATATGCTCTTGTAGTGACTACTGGTGA